The following proteins are co-located in the Salvelinus namaycush isolate Seneca chromosome 31, SaNama_1.0, whole genome shotgun sequence genome:
- the LOC120025671 gene encoding protein AMBP isoform X1, which produces MQQGVILVVLLVLVDPLHGVPVLAEPLFPTQENFDLSKFMGKWHDIAVASTCPWMQRHRGDAAIGILELQAGDTEGKVSMKRSMKKHGTCKQISGDYELTDTPGRFTYHVAKWGADVDAYVVHTNYDEYAIVMMSKQKTGGEKTKSAKLYSRTMELRTTILDDFRRLVREQGMADDTVIIKQNKGECIPGAEPVAAESQSEITAPVLPVFNDSSFNVERAKRNIVLPDPAPVEGSGMGDDTMVFRSAESCKAEPDAGPCFGMVERYFYNSTSMGCQLFTYGGCMGNQNNFVTERECLQSCRTEAACRMPMDAQPCTGQPKIWAFDPSSGLCLEYKKDYCQGNSNKFYSKGECEEYCGVMKDGETEFLKAN; this is translated from the exons atgcAGCAGGGTGTCATACTTGTGGTCCTTTTGGTCCTGGTGGACCCCCTCCATGGGGTGCCAGTGCTTGCCGAACCTCTCTTCCCCACACAGGAGAACTTTGACCTGAGCAAG TTCATGGGGAAGTGGCATGATATTGCGGTAGCGTCCACCTGTCCCTGGATGCAGCGCCACAGAGGAGACGCAGCTATCGGCATACTGGAGCTGCAGGCCGGGGACACTGAAGGCAAAGTCAGCATGAAACGCAGCATGAAAAA gcaCGGGACATGTAAGCAGATCTCTGGTGATTATGAGCTAACAGACACACCTGGAAGATTCACCTACCACGTTGCCA AGTGGGGGGCTGATGTTGATGCCTATGTCGTTCACACTAACTATGATGAGTATGCCATCGTCATGATGAGTAAACAGAAGACTGGTGGCGAGAAGACCAAGTCTGCCAAGTTATACA GCCGCACCATGGAACTGCGGACCACTATCTTGGACGACttcaggaggctggtgagggagCAGGGCATGGCTGATGACACAGTCATCATCAAACAGAACAAAG GCGAGTGTATACCAGGAGCAGAGCCTGTAGCAGCAGAGTCTCAGTCTGAGATTACGGCACCGGTACTTCCTGTATTCAATGATTCAAGTTTCAATGTTGAG agAGCTAAGAGGAACATAGTCCTCCCTGATCCTGCCCCTGTAGAGGGCTCCGGTATGGGTGATGACACCATGGTCTTCCGGAGTGCAG AGTCCTGTAAGGCGGAGCCGGACGCAGGTCCCTGTTTCGGGATGGTGGAGCGCTACTTCTACAACTCCACCAGTATGGGCTGTCAGCTGTTCACCTATGGAGGCTGTATGGGCAACCAGAACAACTTTGTAACTGAGAGGGAGTGTCTGCAGAGCTGCCGCACTGAGG CTGCCTGCAGAATGCCCATGGATGCTCAACCCTGCACTGGGCAGCCCAAGATATGGGCCTTCGATCCCAGCTCTGGACTCTGTCTGGAATATAAAAAGGACTACTGCCAGGGCAACAGTAACAAGTTCTACTCCAAGGGGGAGTGTGAGGAGTACTGTGGGGTGATGAAGGATG GAGAAACTGAGTTCCTGAAAGCAAACTGA
- the LOC120025671 gene encoding protein AMBP isoform X2 yields the protein MQQGVILVVLLVLVDPLHGVPVLAEPLFPTQENFDLSKFMGKWHDIAVASTCPWMQRHRGDAAIGILELQAGDTEGKVSMKRSMKKHGTCKQISGDYELTDTPGRFTYHVAKWGADVDAYVVHTNYDEYAIVMMSKQKTGGEKTKSAKLYSRTMELRTTILDDFRRLVREQGMADDTVIIKQNKGECIPGAEPVAAESQSEITAPRAKRNIVLPDPAPVEGSGMGDDTMVFRSAESCKAEPDAGPCFGMVERYFYNSTSMGCQLFTYGGCMGNQNNFVTERECLQSCRTEAACRMPMDAQPCTGQPKIWAFDPSSGLCLEYKKDYCQGNSNKFYSKGECEEYCGVMKDGETEFLKAN from the exons atgcAGCAGGGTGTCATACTTGTGGTCCTTTTGGTCCTGGTGGACCCCCTCCATGGGGTGCCAGTGCTTGCCGAACCTCTCTTCCCCACACAGGAGAACTTTGACCTGAGCAAG TTCATGGGGAAGTGGCATGATATTGCGGTAGCGTCCACCTGTCCCTGGATGCAGCGCCACAGAGGAGACGCAGCTATCGGCATACTGGAGCTGCAGGCCGGGGACACTGAAGGCAAAGTCAGCATGAAACGCAGCATGAAAAA gcaCGGGACATGTAAGCAGATCTCTGGTGATTATGAGCTAACAGACACACCTGGAAGATTCACCTACCACGTTGCCA AGTGGGGGGCTGATGTTGATGCCTATGTCGTTCACACTAACTATGATGAGTATGCCATCGTCATGATGAGTAAACAGAAGACTGGTGGCGAGAAGACCAAGTCTGCCAAGTTATACA GCCGCACCATGGAACTGCGGACCACTATCTTGGACGACttcaggaggctggtgagggagCAGGGCATGGCTGATGACACAGTCATCATCAAACAGAACAAAG GCGAGTGTATACCAGGAGCAGAGCCTGTAGCAGCAGAGTCTCAGTCTGAGATTACGGCACCG agAGCTAAGAGGAACATAGTCCTCCCTGATCCTGCCCCTGTAGAGGGCTCCGGTATGGGTGATGACACCATGGTCTTCCGGAGTGCAG AGTCCTGTAAGGCGGAGCCGGACGCAGGTCCCTGTTTCGGGATGGTGGAGCGCTACTTCTACAACTCCACCAGTATGGGCTGTCAGCTGTTCACCTATGGAGGCTGTATGGGCAACCAGAACAACTTTGTAACTGAGAGGGAGTGTCTGCAGAGCTGCCGCACTGAGG CTGCCTGCAGAATGCCCATGGATGCTCAACCCTGCACTGGGCAGCCCAAGATATGGGCCTTCGATCCCAGCTCTGGACTCTGTCTGGAATATAAAAAGGACTACTGCCAGGGCAACAGTAACAAGTTCTACTCCAAGGGGGAGTGTGAGGAGTACTGTGGGGTGATGAAGGATG GAGAAACTGAGTTCCTGAAAGCAAACTGA
- the ptgdsa gene encoding prostaglandin D2 synthase a isoform X2 codes for MWITFVTMATAMVCLMGVHGDVQPQRDFDLQRFAGKWFRVGLAYDSPGFTAPYRDKLRVSMGILNPQTNGNVNLTMWTQRSSGCRSKLYTYEKTAIPGAFTYFSTRHNKVKDITVVETNYNEYALVLKHKKMDREYTQVALYGRSQKVKPEVIQKFRDFATSHGFPKDAILTPPPAENCPPSGR; via the exons ATGTGGATCACCTTTGTGACAATGGCCACGGCGATGGTGTGTTTGATGGGTGTCCATGGAGACGTGCAGCCTCAGAGAGACTTCGACCTGCAGAGG TTTGCAGGGAAGTGGTTCCGCGTGGGCCTGGCGTATGACTCCCCAGGGTTTACTGCCCCATACAGAGACAAGCTGAGAGTGTCCATGGGCATCCTGAATCCCCAGACCAACGGCAACGTCAACCTCACCATGTGGACCCAGAG ATCATCAGGATGCCGCAGTAAGCTTTACACGTATGAGAAGACAGCGATACCTGGCGCCTTCACCTATTTCAGCACCC GCCATAACAAAGTAAAGGACATCACAGTAGTGGAGACCAACTATAATGAATATGCACTGGTCCTGAAGCACAAGAAGATGGACAGAGAGTACACACAGGTGGCCCTCTATG GCCGTTCTCAGAAGGTAAAGCCTGAAGTGATTCAGAAATTTCGAGACTTTGCCACATCTCATGGATTTCCCAAGGACGCCATTCTGACCCCACCACCTGCAG AGAACTGCCCTCCTTCTGGACGCTAG
- the ptgdsa gene encoding prostaglandin D2 synthase a isoform X1, whose amino-acid sequence MWITFVTMATAMVCLMGVHGDVQPQRDFDLQRFAGKWFRVGLAYDSPGFTAPYRDKLRVSMGILNPQTNGNVNLTMWTQRSSGCRSKLYTYEKTAIPGAFTYFSTRHNKVKDITVVETNYNEYALVLKHKKMDREYTQVALYGRSQKVKPEVIQKFRDFATSHGFPKDAILTPPPAGSSLKNCPPSGR is encoded by the exons ATGTGGATCACCTTTGTGACAATGGCCACGGCGATGGTGTGTTTGATGGGTGTCCATGGAGACGTGCAGCCTCAGAGAGACTTCGACCTGCAGAGG TTTGCAGGGAAGTGGTTCCGCGTGGGCCTGGCGTATGACTCCCCAGGGTTTACTGCCCCATACAGAGACAAGCTGAGAGTGTCCATGGGCATCCTGAATCCCCAGACCAACGGCAACGTCAACCTCACCATGTGGACCCAGAG ATCATCAGGATGCCGCAGTAAGCTTTACACGTATGAGAAGACAGCGATACCTGGCGCCTTCACCTATTTCAGCACCC GCCATAACAAAGTAAAGGACATCACAGTAGTGGAGACCAACTATAATGAATATGCACTGGTCCTGAAGCACAAGAAGATGGACAGAGAGTACACACAGGTGGCCCTCTATG GCCGTTCTCAGAAGGTAAAGCCTGAAGTGATTCAGAAATTTCGAGACTTTGCCACATCTCATGGATTTCCCAAGGACGCCATTCTGACCCCACCACCTGCAGGTAGTAGCCTAA AGAACTGCCCTCCTTCTGGACGCTAG